A stretch of the Lactuca sativa cultivar Salinas chromosome 9, Lsat_Salinas_v11, whole genome shotgun sequence genome encodes the following:
- the LOC111882736 gene encoding putative receptor protein kinase ZmPK1: MLLHVKKVAFQCYLLKLSSQEPFKLFAENINSQLIMNKRVFLLLFWCLMKSSSSKNTLQDHLRRGSSLSVGDGSHIITSPDNTFTCGFYGLQTNAYWFAIWYTNSKDRTVVWTANRSKPVNGHGSKLTLETNGAMVLTDVDGTFVWETNPTSTDVDRVVLLNTGNLVLMNNKDQILWQSFDYPTDTLLPSQSLTRSKSLISAFSKESFQPGYFSLSYGSNNVLTMFYDGPEISSVYWPSPDPSLNVWAYGRTPFNNTRYAFFNDLGVFNSSDGLQFNSSDMGFGIRRRLTMDYDGNLRFYSLNESTGLWSISWQAISQSCNIHGICGRNGVCVYGDKPECSCPPHYEWSDPNDLGKGCKPTFNNTCGKSATFGFVPMQHTDYYGFDLNFSSRISFESCKDICLGDCRCEAFGYRLTGEGTCYVKSDLFNGYQYPNFPATMYFKVPIGMEAPESASILNGSKAICTDVPVMVGSPSMYKSPAGKVKWVYLYSFALAIGLVEALVILLGWWIFYGNNALVNNLEEGYRMVSSQFRGFSYRELLKATRNFKEEIGRGGSGVVYKGILEDERVVAVKRLGDVSEEGGEFWTEVSTIGKINHMNLVRMWGFCSQRKHKLLVYEFVENQSLDKRLFSSSFLQWKERFKVAIGIAKGLAYLHHECLEWVIHCDVKPENILLDESFEAKIADFGLAKLSQRGGQNSEFTKMRGTKGYMAPEWASNLPITAKVDVYSYGVLVLEMARGIRLSNMIMQEGEEEESELMRVVRVTKTKLQGEEMESWIEEIIDSRLGGVFSRKQAAKLVEIGVSCVDEDRNKRPTMDSVVQVLIDCEP, translated from the coding sequence ATGCTTTTACATGTCAAAAAAGTTGCATTTCAATGCTATTTGCTTAAACTTTCATCTCAAGAACCGTTTAAGTTGTTTGCTGAAAACATAAACAGTCAATTAATCATGAACAAAAGAGTCTTTCTCCTCCTCTTTTGGTGCTTGATGAAATCTTCATCATCAAAGAACACTCTTCAGGATCATCTTCGTAGAGGCTCGTCTCTATCTGTTGGTGATGGCTCACACATCATAACCTCCCCTGACAACACTTTTACGTGTGGCTTCTACGGCCTTCAAACCAATGCTTACTGGTTTGCAATCTGGTATACAAATTCCAAAGACCGAACCGTGGTTTGGACTGCAAACCGCAGCAAACCTGTCAATGGCCATGGCTCAAAGTTAACACTTGAGACAAATGGTGCCATGGTTTTGACTGATGTGGATGGCACGTTTGTGTGGGAGACAAACCCAACGTCCACGGATGTAGATAGAGTAGTGCTGCTTAATACAGGTAATCTAGTACTCATGAACAACAAAGATCAGATTCTTTGGCAAAGCTTTGACTATCCAACTGATACTCTGTTGCCTTCTCAATCATTAACAAGGAGCAAAAGCTTGATATCTGCTTTCAGTAAAGAAAGTTTTCAACCTGGGTATTTTAGTTTGAGCTATGGTAGTAATAACGTTTTAACAATGTTTTACGATGGCCCAGAAATATCAAGTGTCTACTGGCCTAGTCCTGATCCAAGTCTTAATGTTTGGGCCTATGGAAGAACCCCTTTTAACAATACCAGATACGCATTCTTTAATGATCTCGGTGTGTTTAACTCAAGCGATGGGTTGCAATTTAATTCTTCAGATATGGGTTTTGGGATCAGAAGGAGGCTCACCATGGACTATGATGGTAATCTCAGATTTTATAGCTTGAATGAGTCAACAGGATTATGGTCGATCTCGTGGCAAGCTATATCACAATCATGTAATATTCATGGAATCTGTGGGAGAAACGGGGTTTGTGTTTATGGAGACAAACCTGAATGTTCATGTCCACCTCACTATGAGTGGAGTGACCCTAATGATTTAGGTAAAGGTTGTAAGCCTACTTTCAACAATACATGTGGAAAGTCAGCAACGTTTGGATTTGTGCCGATGCAGCATACTGATTACTATGGCTTTGATCTAAATTTCTCATCGCGCATTTCGTTTGAATCGTGTAAAGACATCTGCTTGGGCGATTGTCGTTGTGAAGCATTTGGTTACAGGCTAACAGGTGAAGGTACTTGCTATGTAAAAAGCGACCTTTTTAATGGATACCAGTATCCTAATTTCCCAGCAACCATGTACTTCAAAGTACCAATTGGCATGGAAGCTCCCGAATCTGCCTCAATCCTTAATGGTTCAAAGGCCATATGTACAGATGTCCCAGTCATGGTGGGTTCTCCATCTATGTATAAATCACCTGCTGGAAAGGTGAAATGGGTTTATCTTTACTCGTTTGCTTTGGCTATTGGTTTAGTTGAAGCTTTGGTCATCTTATTGGGGTGGTGGATATTTTATGGAAACAACGCATTGGTAAACAACCTAGAAGAAGGGTATCGTATGGtatctagtcaatttagagggTTTAGTTATAGAGAGCTGTTGAAGGCGACACGGAACTTTAAGGAGGAGATAGGCCGAGGAGGATCAGGAGTTGTGTATAAAGGGATTCTGGAAGACGAAAGGGTGGTGGCTGTGAAAAGACTGGGTGATGTGAGCGAAGAAGGTGGAGAGTTTTGGACAGAAGTCAGCACCATTGGTAAAATCAATCACATGAATCTAGTGAGGATGTGGGGATTCTGCTCTCAGAGAAAACACAAACTTCTAGTTTATGAGTTTGTAGAAAATCAATCTCTTGACAAAAGATTGTTCTCCTCGAGTTTTCTTCAATGGAAAGAAAGGTTCAAAGTTGCCATCGGGATAGCAAAAGGTTTGGCTTATTTACACCATGAATGCCTAGAATGGGTGATCCATTGTGATGTTAAGCCAGAAAACATTCTTTTAGATGAGTCGTTCGAAGCAAAGATTGCAGATTTTGGTTTGGCAAAGTTGTCACAAAGAGGTGGTCAAAACTCGGAGTTTACTAAAATGAGAGGTACAAAAGGATATATGGCTCCAGAATGGGCTAGCAACCTTCCTATCACAGCAAAAGTTGATGTCTACAGCTATGGGGTTTTGGTTTTAGAAATGGCAAGGGGAATTCGACTTTCGAATATGATTATGCAGGAAGGTGAAGAGGAAGAGTCGGAGCTTATGAGGGTTGTAAGGGTAACGAAAACGAAGCTTCAAGGAGAAGAAATGGAGTCATGGATTGAAGAGATTATTGATTCAAGGTTGGGAGGGGTGTTTAGTAGGAAGCAGGCTGCAAAACTGGTTGAGATTGGTGTAAGTTGTGTGGACGAAGACAGAAATAAAAGGCCTACAATGGATTCGGTTGTCCAAGTTCTAATTGATTGTGAGCCATAG
- the LOC128129303 gene encoding putative receptor protein kinase ZmPK1 translates to MTKRVFLLLFCCLMRSSVSKNTIQDHLYRGSFLSVDDDSHFITSPDNTFTCGFYGFQTNAYWFAIWFTNSKERTVVWTANSNKPVNGHGSKLTLETNGAMVLTDVDGTFVWETNPTSTDVDRVVLLNTGNLVLMNNKDQILWQSFDYPTDTLLPSQSLTRSKSLISAFSKESFQPGYFSLSYGSNNVLTMFYDGPEISSVYWPSPDPSLNVWAYGRTPFNNTRYAFFNDLGVFNSSDGLQFNSSDMGFGIRRRLTMDYDGNLRFYSLNESTGLWSISWQAISQSCNIHGICGRNGVCVYGDKPECSCPPHYEWSDPNDLGKGCKPTFNNTCGKSATFGFVPMQHTDYYGFDLNFSSRISFESCKDICLGDCRCEAFGYRLTGEGTCYVKSDLFNGYQYPNFPATMYFKVPIGMEAPESASILNGSKAICTDVPVMVGSPSMYKSPAGKVKWVYLYSFALAIGLVEALVILLGWWIFYGNNALVNNLEEGYRMVSSQFRGFSYRELLKATRNFKEEIGRGGSGVVYKGILEDERVVAVKRLGDVSEEGGEFWTEVSTIGKINHMNLVRMWGFCSQRKHKLLVYEFVENQSLDKRLFSSSFLQWKERFKVAIGIAKGLAYLHHECLEWVIHCDVKPENILLDESFEAKIADFGLAKLSQRGGQNSEFTKMRGTKGYMAPEWASNLPITAKVDVYSYGVLVLEMARGIRLSNMIMQEGEEEESELMRVVRVTKTKLQGEEMESWIEEIIDSRLGGVFSRKQAAKLVEIGVSCVDEDRNKRPTMDSVVQVLIDCEP, encoded by the coding sequence ATGACGAAAAGAGTCTTTCTCCTCCTCTTCTGTTGCTTAATGAGATCTTCCGTATCAAAGAACACAATTCAGGATCATCTTTATAGAGGCTCGTTTCTCTCCGTAGATGATGATTCACACTTCATAACCTCCCCTGACAACACTTTTACCTGCGGCTTCTATGGCTTTCAAACCAATGCTTACTGGTTTGCAATCTGGTTTACAAACTCCAAAGAACGTACTGTGGTTTGGACTGCAAACAGCAACAAACCTGTCAATGGCCATGGCTCAAAGTTAACACTTGAGACAAATGGTGCCATGGTTTTGACTGATGTGGATGGCACGTTTGTGTGGGAGACAAACCCAACGTCCACGGATGTAGATAGAGTAGTGCTGCTTAATACAGGTAATCTAGTACTCATGAACAACAAAGATCAGATTCTTTGGCAAAGCTTTGACTATCCAACTGATACTCTGTTGCCTTCTCAATCATTAACAAGGAGCAAAAGCTTGATATCTGCTTTCAGTAAAGAAAGTTTTCAACCTGGGTATTTTAGTTTGAGCTATGGTAGTAATAACGTTTTAACAATGTTTTACGATGGCCCAGAAATATCAAGTGTCTACTGGCCTAGTCCTGATCCAAGTCTTAATGTTTGGGCCTATGGAAGAACCCCTTTTAACAATACCAGATACGCATTCTTTAATGATCTCGGTGTGTTTAACTCAAGCGATGGGTTGCAATTTAATTCTTCAGATATGGGTTTTGGGATCAGAAGGAGGCTCACCATGGACTATGATGGTAATCTCAGATTTTATAGCTTGAATGAGTCAACAGGATTATGGTCGATCTCGTGGCAAGCTATATCACAATCATGTAATATTCATGGAATCTGTGGGAGAAACGGGGTTTGTGTTTATGGAGACAAACCTGAATGTTCATGTCCACCTCACTATGAGTGGAGTGACCCTAATGATTTAGGTAAAGGTTGTAAGCCTACTTTCAACAATACATGTGGAAAGTCAGCAACGTTTGGATTTGTGCCGATGCAGCATACTGATTACTATGGCTTTGATCTAAATTTCTCATCGCGCATTTCGTTTGAATCGTGTAAAGACATCTGCTTGGGCGATTGTCGTTGTGAAGCATTTGGTTACAGGCTAACAGGTGAAGGTACTTGCTATGTAAAAAGCGACCTTTTTAATGGATACCAGTATCCTAATTTCCCAGCAACCATGTACTTCAAAGTACCAATTGGCATGGAAGCTCCCGAATCTGCCTCAATCCTTAATGGTTCAAAGGCCATATGTACAGATGTCCCAGTCATGGTGGGTTCTCCATCTATGTATAAATCACCTGCTGGAAAGGTGAAATGGGTTTATCTTTACTCGTTTGCTTTGGCTATTGGTTTAGTTGAAGCTTTGGTCATCTTATTGGGGTGGTGGATATTTTATGGAAACAACGCATTGGTAAACAACCTAGAAGAAGGGTATCGTATGGtatctagtcaatttagagggTTTAGTTATAGAGAGCTGTTGAAGGCGACACGGAACTTTAAGGAGGAGATAGGCCGAGGAGGATCAGGAGTTGTGTATAAAGGGATTCTGGAAGACGAAAGGGTGGTGGCTGTGAAAAGACTGGGTGATGTGAGCGAAGAAGGTGGAGAGTTTTGGACAGAAGTCAGCACCATTGGTAAAATCAATCACATGAATCTAGTGAGGATGTGGGGATTCTGCTCTCAGAGAAAACACAAACTTCTAGTTTATGAGTTTGTAGAAAATCAATCTCTTGACAAAAGATTGTTCTCCTCGAGTTTTCTTCAATGGAAAGAAAGGTTCAAAGTTGCCATCGGGATAGCAAAAGGTTTGGCTTATTTACACCATGAATGCCTAGAATGGGTGATCCATTGTGATGTTAAGCCAGAAAACATTCTTTTAGATGAGTCGTTCGAAGCAAAGATTGCAGATTTTGGTTTGGCAAAGTTGTCACAAAGAGGTGGTCAAAACTCGGAGTTTACTAAAATGAGAGGTACAAAAGGATATATGGCTCCAGAATGGGCTAGCAACCTTCCTATCACAGCAAAAGTTGATGTCTACAGCTATGGGGTTTTGGTTTTAGAAATGGCAAGGGGAATTCGACTTTCGAATATGATTATGCAGGAAGGTGAAGAGGAAGAGTCGGAGCTTATGAGGGTTGTAAGGGTAACGAAAACGAAGCTTCAAGGAGAAGAAATGGAGTCATGGATTGAAGAGATTATTGATTCAAGGTTGGGAGGGGTGTTTAGTAGGAAGCAGGCTGCAAAACTGGTTGAGATTGGTGTAAGTTGTGTGGACGAAGACAGAAATAAAAGGCCTACAATGGATTCGGTTGTCCAAGTTCTAATTGATTGTGAGCCATAG